Proteins from one Phyllobacterium zundukense genomic window:
- a CDS encoding sarcosine oxidase subunit beta family protein produces MRYSAFSLLKNALNGNKDWKPAWRKPDPKPAYDVVIIGGGHGLATAYYLAKEHGLRNIAVVEKGWLGSGNIGRNTTAIRSNYLLSENQHFYEASMKLWETMSHDLNYNVMFSQRGVVNLAHTLPQLDVYARRGNQMRLNGIDCELMNPAQIKKLIPGLDISSNARFPILGGLMQRSAGTARHDAVVWGYARAADQLGVDIIENCEVTSFLKDGDTVTGVMTTRGPINAKKVGCAVAGHTSELMRRAGIDRLPLESHVLQAFVSEALKPVVDTVATFGGGHLYFSQSDKGGLVFGGDIDGYNSYAQRGNLPVVEDVMSEFVALIPALARVKLLRSWGGIMDMTMDGSPIITTGPLPGMYLNTGWCYGGFKATPISGKCFAWTIAKDEPHPLSAPFTLDRFYRGYVIDDKGQGPTPRLH; encoded by the coding sequence ATGCGCTATTCAGCTTTCAGCCTTTTGAAAAATGCCCTCAACGGCAACAAGGACTGGAAACCCGCCTGGCGCAAGCCCGATCCGAAACCAGCCTATGACGTGGTGATCATCGGCGGCGGCCATGGTCTTGCTACCGCCTACTATCTGGCCAAGGAGCATGGCCTGCGCAATATCGCCGTCGTGGAAAAGGGCTGGCTCGGATCCGGAAATATCGGCCGTAACACCACAGCCATCCGCTCCAACTATCTTCTTTCAGAGAACCAGCATTTCTACGAAGCGTCGATGAAGCTATGGGAAACCATGTCCCACGACCTCAACTACAATGTGATGTTCTCGCAGCGCGGCGTGGTGAATCTCGCCCATACGCTACCGCAGCTCGATGTTTACGCGCGGCGCGGCAACCAGATGCGGCTCAACGGCATCGATTGCGAACTGATGAATCCGGCGCAAATCAAGAAACTTATCCCCGGGCTGGATATCAGCAGCAACGCGCGCTTTCCTATTCTTGGTGGGTTGATGCAGCGTAGTGCGGGAACCGCTCGGCACGATGCGGTCGTATGGGGTTACGCCCGCGCCGCTGACCAGCTCGGCGTCGATATTATCGAGAATTGCGAGGTCACCAGCTTTTTGAAGGACGGCGACACCGTCACAGGCGTCATGACAACACGCGGGCCGATCAATGCCAAGAAGGTTGGCTGTGCCGTCGCCGGGCACACCAGCGAGCTCATGCGGCGCGCCGGTATCGACCGCCTGCCACTTGAATCGCATGTGCTGCAGGCTTTCGTTTCGGAAGCGCTGAAACCTGTGGTCGATACAGTGGCGACGTTCGGCGGCGGTCATCTCTATTTCAGCCAATCCGACAAGGGTGGCCTTGTTTTTGGCGGCGATATCGACGGCTATAATTCCTACGCGCAGCGCGGTAACCTGCCGGTGGTGGAGGATGTGATGAGCGAGTTCGTTGCGCTTATCCCGGCACTGGCGCGCGTGAAATTGCTGCGCTCGTGGGGCGGGATCATGGACATGACCATGGACGGTTCGCCGATCATCACGACGGGTCCACTGCCGGGCATGTATCTCAACACCGGCTGGTGCTATGGCGGCTTCAAGGCGACGCCGATCTCAGGAAAATGCTTCGCCTGGACAATCGCCAAGGACGAGCCGCACCCGCTGTCCGCACCCTTTACACTGGACCGGTTTTATCGCGGCTACGTCATCGACGACAAAGGGCAAGGCCCGACACCAAGGTTGCATTAA
- a CDS encoding GumC family protein has protein sequence MSNRENETAKRPRRSLLSFASQPESAGETHVDPEPLVTSIRGEDNLDHYHRMRALRLAAGSEISQPSLSDIPEDLSSEEAEQDAVNRMRADMAAIKAELNRRVDAAEEITPQREESLPLTEEPARAEPEAPVVTARSQPEPIEQFQEELEPVFRPENKELEPAPEPVIAPVPVRRPAARKVQAVEYQSDEWRPLVDPRIVINRVGRSKGLIIATTIIGTLLGVGYAMTLPKLYASTVEVLVDPRDLKIVDKEISSSQLPVDASLAIAESQLRVIQSSSVLTKVIDRTGLAKDPEFNGDLKERGLFASIQDLFSTDSTPDETTRETVLLRNLYDHLEVERSTKNFIFNITVKSRDPQKAALIANTVSDVFREEQGNIQSDTARQATESLTARLNDLRAGVQDAENAVQKFKAENDLVDVQGRLISDDEITRTNDELTQARNQTIRLKAQADSIRNTSVEGVLGNTLPEEFRSGVIVALRSQYGALKQQADGLATKLGPRHPQLIQAQSQVVGVRNEIRNELGRIASSVQVELQRATQQEQDLSSRLAQLKARTANNNEDMVKLRELEREVTAKREVYEAFLLRAKETGELEGMNTTNIRVISPARPALESTGGSRKLVAIGGLLGGLLAGLGIAVLLGMIESFRAGNRAPVYVEDEPPVDPVPPSGTKRTVSPESAGPVSAVPAESRLGAAIRRAQTRALASETTEFEDSPNSADDEAAIAEFLYEHADAQIEPRHHDNSNIEEMLVEIAALREVLRLRAG, from the coding sequence ATGAGCAATCGCGAAAACGAGACGGCAAAGCGGCCGCGGCGCTCGCTTCTCTCGTTTGCCAGTCAGCCGGAATCTGCGGGAGAGACTCATGTCGATCCCGAACCCTTGGTCACATCCATTCGCGGCGAAGACAATCTCGATCACTATCACCGCATGCGCGCTTTGCGCCTGGCAGCCGGCAGCGAAATCTCACAACCATCATTGAGTGATATTCCCGAGGACCTCAGTTCCGAAGAAGCCGAGCAGGATGCGGTCAATCGCATGCGCGCCGACATGGCCGCGATCAAGGCAGAGCTCAACCGCCGCGTCGATGCCGCCGAAGAAATTACGCCACAGCGCGAAGAATCGTTGCCGTTGACTGAAGAACCAGCCCGTGCCGAGCCGGAAGCGCCAGTCGTCACAGCAAGGTCCCAACCCGAGCCGATAGAGCAGTTCCAAGAAGAATTGGAACCGGTTTTCCGTCCGGAAAACAAGGAGCTAGAGCCGGCCCCTGAACCTGTTATCGCACCGGTTCCGGTGCGCCGGCCGGCAGCGCGCAAAGTACAGGCGGTCGAATATCAAAGCGATGAATGGCGGCCACTCGTTGACCCGCGTATCGTTATCAATCGCGTTGGCCGTTCCAAGGGATTGATTATCGCAACCACAATCATCGGTACACTCCTTGGCGTTGGCTATGCGATGACATTGCCGAAGCTCTACGCCTCGACCGTTGAAGTGCTTGTCGATCCGCGCGATCTGAAGATCGTCGACAAGGAAATTTCATCGAGCCAGCTGCCCGTCGATGCTTCGCTCGCCATCGCCGAGAGCCAATTGCGCGTCATTCAGTCGAGCAGCGTGCTGACCAAGGTGATCGATCGCACAGGACTTGCCAAGGATCCCGAATTCAACGGCGACCTCAAGGAGCGAGGCCTTTTTGCGTCAATACAGGACCTGTTCTCTACCGATAGCACGCCGGATGAGACAACGCGTGAAACCGTTCTTCTGCGCAATCTCTACGACCACCTTGAGGTTGAGCGAAGCACCAAGAATTTCATCTTCAATATCACCGTGAAATCAAGGGATCCGCAAAAGGCGGCCTTGATTGCCAATACCGTATCCGATGTTTTCCGCGAGGAGCAGGGCAATATCCAGTCCGATACCGCACGGCAGGCCACGGAGTCGTTGACAGCGCGCCTCAATGATCTGCGCGCAGGCGTTCAGGATGCCGAGAACGCCGTGCAGAAGTTCAAGGCGGAAAATGACCTTGTCGACGTACAGGGCAGGTTGATCAGCGATGATGAAATCACGCGCACGAATGACGAACTCACCCAGGCGCGCAACCAGACGATCCGGCTCAAGGCGCAGGCTGACTCTATCCGCAATACCTCCGTCGAAGGCGTGCTCGGCAACACACTGCCGGAAGAATTCCGCTCCGGTGTCATCGTCGCCCTCCGCTCCCAATATGGCGCGCTGAAGCAACAGGCGGATGGCCTCGCCACCAAGCTAGGGCCGCGCCACCCGCAGCTCATTCAAGCCCAGTCGCAGGTTGTTGGAGTCCGCAACGAAATCCGCAACGAGCTTGGCCGTATCGCGTCTTCGGTGCAGGTGGAACTACAGCGTGCCACCCAGCAGGAACAGGACCTGTCATCGCGGCTGGCGCAGCTGAAAGCGCGTACCGCCAACAACAACGAGGACATGGTCAAGCTGCGTGAGCTCGAACGTGAAGTCACCGCCAAGCGCGAAGTCTACGAAGCCTTTCTGTTGCGCGCGAAAGAAACTGGCGAACTCGAGGGCATGAACACAACGAATATCCGTGTCATTTCGCCGGCGCGCCCGGCGCTTGAAAGCACGGGTGGTTCGCGCAAGCTCGTTGCAATTGGCGGCTTGCTTGGAGGGCTGTTGGCTGGTCTCGGTATCGCCGTGTTGCTCGGCATGATCGAAAGCTTCCGCGCCGGCAATCGCGCGCCGGTCTATGTCGAAGATGAACCGCCAGTCGATCCGGTGCCGCCATCCGGAACGAAACGCACCGTTTCGCCCGAAAGTGCTGGCCCTGTGTCCGCAGTGCCTGCTGAATCTCGGCTTGGCGCAGCAATCCGACGCGCCCAGACACGGGCGTTGGCATCTGAGACAACTGAATTCGAAGACTCACCGAATTCCGCCGATGACGAGGCAGCAATTGCCGAATTCCTCTATGAACATGCTGACGCGCAGATCGAGCCACGCCATCACGACAATTCGAACATCGAGGAGATGTTGGTCGAGATCGCCGCGCTGCGCGAAGTCCTGCGTTTGCGCGCCGGCTGA
- a CDS encoding lipopolysaccharide biosynthesis protein, which yields MVARHLKANAGLIRDYFSVISGSAGRLVISLAYFVALANTLSIAEFGLFATASATGVVLSRLVSFGFVSPLYRISTVKPQLIGAYTGGFLAAVVVSLPIFILAAYLMHLIFFGADLALGTFAVIVAAEALLWRSLEVVVIVNNGMNRFGRAALLVIIGTALRAMAAVLFAFSSVTNLAIWSWWYAGANGVALLVAILFFYPRVRLRLIPKLYRRRLADSFAVTGAEVLFYVQSEMDKLLVLAVGGPQTAGVYAIIMRLVDLTALPVRSFNMMLVQKLMRTPDMLKSLKIRGGLELGVFLVSTLGLAALAIFLAIFPRALGANVASVVSLLPLVLLVPGLRNLIEYQAEILYARGQSGLRALNLALLGIAKAGLLSWILVVFLDTHDWMIWLNAMFAVLYVLSAYLTYKAIKKPARRV from the coding sequence TTGGTTGCACGCCATCTGAAAGCTAATGCGGGGCTTATCCGCGACTATTTCTCCGTGATCAGTGGATCGGCGGGGCGGCTCGTCATTTCGCTCGCCTATTTCGTTGCGCTTGCCAATACACTTTCGATTGCGGAGTTCGGTCTGTTTGCCACGGCATCGGCAACGGGTGTCGTGCTGTCACGCCTCGTCTCCTTCGGCTTTGTTTCGCCGCTGTACCGGATTTCCACCGTGAAGCCGCAATTGATTGGCGCCTATACGGGCGGCTTTCTCGCGGCGGTCGTCGTGTCGTTGCCGATCTTCATTCTTGCAGCCTATCTGATGCATCTGATTTTCTTCGGCGCCGATCTCGCGCTTGGCACCTTTGCGGTGATCGTTGCGGCGGAAGCATTGCTTTGGCGGTCGCTGGAAGTTGTGGTGATCGTCAATAACGGCATGAACAGGTTCGGCCGGGCAGCATTGCTGGTCATTATCGGCACGGCATTACGGGCGATGGCGGCAGTGCTGTTTGCGTTCTCGAGCGTGACCAACCTCGCAATATGGAGCTGGTGGTATGCGGGGGCGAACGGCGTTGCGCTTCTTGTCGCTATCCTCTTCTTCTACCCGCGCGTGCGGCTGCGGCTTATTCCCAAGCTTTACCGCCGCAGGCTGGCAGATTCCTTTGCCGTCACTGGCGCCGAGGTGCTTTTCTACGTCCAGTCGGAAATGGACAAGCTGCTGGTGCTCGCAGTCGGCGGACCACAGACGGCGGGTGTCTATGCAATCATCATGCGGCTCGTCGATCTGACCGCCCTTCCCGTCCGCTCATTCAACATGATGCTGGTGCAGAAGTTGATGCGAACACCGGACATGCTGAAATCACTCAAAATCCGAGGCGGGCTGGAGCTTGGCGTATTTTTGGTGTCGACACTCGGTCTGGCGGCGCTTGCAATCTTCCTTGCCATTTTCCCGCGAGCTCTCGGAGCGAATGTTGCCTCGGTTGTTTCGCTGTTGCCCCTGGTCCTGCTCGTACCGGGACTGCGCAATCTCATCGAATATCAGGCGGAAATCCTTTATGCGCGCGGCCAATCTGGCTTGCGTGCGCTTAATCTCGCGTTGCTCGGCATCGCCAAGGCTGGACTGCTTTCGTGGATTCTCGTCGTGTTTCTCGATACCCACGATTGGATGATCTGGCTGAATGCCATGTTCGCCGTGCTTTATGTGCTTTCGGCGTATCTCACATACAAAGCTATAAAAAAGCCGGCGCGGCGCGTGTGA
- a CDS encoding DUF6492 family protein, giving the protein MTRTALVTASYAPDFERCRLLCETIDRFVTGYTRHYILVEHRDVALFRQLESPRRVVIDENDLLPRWIRPFPDPSNFGRRRIWLSPRTMPLRGWHVQQFRRIAIAAHADEDAFFYIDSDVAFLKSFDCASVWRGSDLRLFRRDGDLLRPVPGDQRIWSEHAGQVLGLVPVSPAGHDYIGTLIAWRRDALLTMCNHIERITGRHWIAAIGRSRRFSECMIYGRYADEVLMAEGHYHDATEFCRVYWFAPAPTDAEFLAFVEAMTPEQVAIGMQSFIGDDTVRIRKLLK; this is encoded by the coding sequence ATGACGAGAACGGCACTTGTTACTGCGAGTTATGCACCCGATTTTGAGCGTTGCAGATTGCTCTGCGAAACGATTGATCGTTTCGTCACCGGCTACACCCGACACTATATTTTGGTCGAGCATCGCGACGTCGCGCTGTTCAGGCAGCTGGAAAGCCCGCGTCGTGTGGTGATCGACGAGAACGATCTATTGCCCCGCTGGATCAGGCCGTTTCCCGACCCGAGCAATTTCGGTCGCCGCCGCATTTGGCTGTCGCCAAGAACGATGCCCTTGCGCGGCTGGCACGTGCAGCAATTTCGCCGCATCGCCATCGCGGCGCACGCCGATGAAGACGCATTCTTCTACATCGATTCCGATGTCGCTTTCCTGAAATCTTTCGATTGTGCCTCGGTCTGGCGTGGCAGCGATTTGCGGCTGTTCCGCCGCGATGGCGACTTGTTGCGCCCTGTGCCCGGTGATCAACGCATCTGGTCTGAACACGCTGGCCAAGTACTCGGGCTCGTCCCGGTAAGCCCAGCAGGACATGACTATATCGGTACCTTGATCGCTTGGCGGCGAGATGCCTTGCTGACCATGTGTAACCACATCGAGAGGATCACCGGGCGCCATTGGATCGCGGCGATCGGGCGTTCCCGCCGGTTTTCCGAATGCATGATCTATGGCCGCTATGCCGATGAAGTGTTGATGGCCGAAGGGCACTATCATGACGCGACGGAATTCTGTCGGGTCTACTGGTTTGCGCCTGCGCCAACGGATGCAGAGTTCCTTGCCTTTGTCGAAGCGATGACACCGGAACAAGTCGCGATCGGCATGCAATCCTTCATCGGCGACGATACGGTCCGCATCCGGAAGTTGTTGAAGTAG
- a CDS encoding WecB/TagA/CpsF family glycosyltransferase codes for MNSGETDIPRRAILGVEVVALPWVDAIEVMRERIAQQRFALVTWLNAHNANLAQENVDFRQALNRFIVLPDGFGVDIASKILHGASFPANLNGTDFTPALLEAETSPLRVGLIGARREVVEKAAESFRQLAPQHEIRVISDGFFKSEHQPYILRVLKEYHPHILLVAMGVPRQEMFMANNLTAEHCTLAFGVGALFDFMAGAVPRAPLIVQKLRFEWLYRLAQEPGRLWYRYIVGNPLFLLRVMRAKFKVSGGA; via the coding sequence ATGAATTCGGGCGAAACGGATATTCCACGTCGTGCGATTCTTGGCGTAGAAGTTGTCGCGTTGCCTTGGGTGGACGCCATCGAAGTCATGCGAGAGCGTATCGCGCAGCAGCGCTTCGCCCTGGTCACGTGGCTCAATGCCCACAACGCCAATCTCGCGCAGGAGAATGTTGATTTCCGCCAGGCTTTGAACCGATTCATCGTTCTCCCTGATGGCTTCGGGGTCGATATCGCCTCGAAAATCTTGCATGGCGCATCTTTTCCGGCGAATCTTAACGGCACGGATTTTACGCCTGCACTCCTAGAGGCAGAAACCAGCCCTCTGCGCGTCGGCCTCATTGGCGCGCGCCGTGAGGTGGTCGAAAAGGCAGCGGAGAGCTTCAGGCAACTTGCACCCCAGCATGAAATTCGCGTGATCAGTGACGGCTTCTTCAAGAGCGAGCATCAGCCATACATTCTGCGTGTCCTGAAAGAATATCATCCGCATATCCTGCTCGTCGCCATGGGTGTCCCGCGACAGGAGATGTTCATGGCGAACAACTTGACGGCCGAACATTGCACCTTGGCCTTTGGCGTTGGCGCGCTGTTTGATTTCATGGCGGGCGCTGTGCCTCGGGCCCCCTTGATCGTGCAGAAACTGCGGTTTGAGTGGCTGTATCGCCTTGCGCAAGAACCTGGCCGGTTGTGGTACCGGTATATTGTCGGCAATCCGCTTTTTCTGCTGCGCGTCATGCGTGCAAAATTTAAAGTCAGCGGGGGCGCATGA
- a CDS encoding glycosyltransferase family 4 protein, translating into MHLLFVTSLVPDGKPTTGYEIANKAIIDGLVRAGARVTVIGFVWPGSKPLDPENTIVLGEVDVRNDTANFAQKLRWFGKAMMSGLTVSSVKLRVVTKETFRTAIASVEPFDAYVLNGVPLPGAFEDCFDDKPQIFIAHNVEHRSARENAEAATSPVQKYLFSRESRLLMGLEKRLCGRASFVFTLADDDIDALGLSGTGRAAALPLVTGADTATSKGRKIERDLGLIGTWTWQPNRIGLEWFLREVVPHLDKDIGVAVAGSTPADLKAAWPEVTFAGRIADATDFVCGCAVIPLISRAGSGVQLKTIETFELGLPSIATALSVRGIADIPDNCVVADDPVAFARAVNAMVARVRAGEDLTCEGDAFRAAQLIRFDQQIRLGLDRLETRITNGRAAA; encoded by the coding sequence TTGCATTTGCTGTTCGTAACATCGCTGGTACCGGATGGTAAGCCGACGACCGGCTATGAGATTGCCAACAAAGCGATCATCGATGGCCTCGTGCGCGCCGGCGCTCGCGTCACCGTGATCGGATTTGTCTGGCCCGGGAGCAAGCCGCTCGATCCGGAGAACACAATCGTCCTCGGTGAAGTGGATGTGCGCAACGACACAGCGAACTTTGCGCAAAAGTTGCGTTGGTTCGGCAAGGCAATGATGTCAGGCCTCACGGTTTCGTCGGTCAAGCTGCGCGTCGTTACAAAGGAAACGTTCCGTACCGCAATCGCTTCGGTTGAGCCATTCGACGCTTACGTGCTCAACGGGGTGCCACTGCCCGGGGCATTCGAGGATTGTTTCGACGACAAGCCGCAAATCTTCATCGCGCACAATGTCGAACATCGCTCGGCACGCGAGAATGCGGAGGCGGCAACCAGCCCGGTACAGAAATATCTGTTCAGCCGGGAGTCCCGGCTTCTGATGGGCCTTGAGAAGCGGTTGTGCGGCAGGGCGTCGTTCGTCTTTACACTGGCGGATGACGATATCGATGCGTTGGGCCTATCCGGAACCGGACGTGCCGCGGCACTTCCTCTCGTGACCGGTGCCGATACGGCGACAAGCAAAGGCCGCAAGATTGAACGCGATCTTGGCTTGATAGGAACCTGGACATGGCAGCCGAACCGCATCGGCCTCGAGTGGTTCCTGCGCGAGGTCGTACCGCATCTGGACAAGGATATCGGCGTTGCCGTCGCCGGAAGTACGCCGGCAGATCTCAAAGCTGCATGGCCTGAAGTTACCTTCGCTGGCCGTATTGCGGACGCTACGGATTTTGTCTGCGGCTGTGCCGTGATCCCGTTGATCAGCCGCGCCGGGAGCGGTGTGCAGCTCAAGACGATCGAAACATTCGAACTGGGCTTGCCCAGCATCGCAACGGCGCTTTCTGTGCGGGGCATCGCAGATATTCCGGATAATTGCGTTGTCGCCGATGATCCCGTCGCCTTTGCCAGGGCGGTAAACGCCATGGTGGCCCGTGTGCGCGCCGGTGAGGACTTGACATGCGAGGGAGACGCCTTCCGCGCCGCACAGTTGATACGCTTCGACCAGCAGATAAGATTGGGACTGGACCGGCTTGAAACCCGGATTACGAATGGGCGTGCAGCCGCATGA